A genomic region of Blattabacterium cuenoti contains the following coding sequences:
- a CDS encoding OmpH family outer membrane protein, producing MKKNTIFYCLLFFLLFGIFGKGNSLHSKECNQKIVCLNSLILVEKMPEFSVAQKELEKLSKNHENTLEKLAKEFHKKAEKFQKNKNPILKKELEILQARAHAYQKNAADDLAKKQNKLLNPIYKKIENAINRVMDKDQTIIRVDDCSPGKGVLVNKGVDITEEVKKELGI from the coding sequence ATGAAAAAAAACACGATTTTTTATTGCTTATTGTTTTTTTTGTTGTTTGGAATATTTGGAAAAGGAAACTCTTTACATTCCAAAGAATGTAATCAGAAAATTGTTTGTCTTAATAGTTTGATTCTTGTAGAAAAAATGCCTGAATTTTCTGTAGCTCAGAAAGAGCTGGAAAAATTAAGTAAGAATCATGAGAATACATTGGAAAAATTAGCAAAAGAATTCCATAAGAAAGCGGAAAAATTTCAGAAAAATAAAAATCCAATTCTTAAAAAAGAATTGGAGATATTACAAGCTAGAGCTCACGCATATCAGAAAAACGCTGCAGACGATCTAGCTAAAAAACAAAATAAATTATTAAATCCTATCTATAAAAAAATAGAAAATGCTATTAACAGAGTTATGGATAAAGATCAAACAATTATACGAGTTGATGATTGTAGTCCTGGTAAAGGGGTATTGGTTAATAAAGGAGTAGACATAACGGAAGAAGTTAAGAAAGAATTAGGTATTTGA
- a CDS encoding hemolysin family protein — protein MIFHISIVIVTILISAFFSGMEMAIISSSLFQIELEKKKGSLRSKLLSESIKQSKKFITTMLIGNTISLVIYGIYMEKLFLYILSKWFLIHDNSFCILLLETIVSATIILIIGEFIPKMIFSVYSNELLSLFIVPVYILYKIFYPITNSIICISNVFLKILGEKEDDKTKIFDKEDLSYFVSENIKNNIQGIVESEVEIFHKALDFSEKKARECMVPRKEIVSSNISTSSIEKIRHIFTEKGLSKILIHKNNIDNIIGYIHYLEILKKPKNIESIIRPVELVHVTTPVREIMDLLIKKKKSIAIVLDEYGGTAGMITIEDILEEFLGDIKDEHDEIKFVENKFNDNEFLFSARLEIDFLNAKYNLGIPKYEEFETLGGLIVFHTGYIPKNGEKIIINDTLYIEIKKVSKNKIEEVFLRKKNL, from the coding sequence ATGATTTTTCATATTAGTATAGTTATTGTTACTATACTTATATCTGCTTTTTTTTCTGGAATGGAAATGGCTATAATTTCTTCTAGTTTGTTTCAAATAGAATTAGAAAAAAAGAAAGGATCTTTGCGTTCGAAACTTCTTTCTGAAAGTATTAAACAATCAAAGAAATTTATCACGACAATGTTAATTGGGAATACGATATCTTTGGTTATATATGGAATTTATATGGAAAAATTATTTTTATATATTCTTTCTAAATGGTTTTTAATTCACGATAATTCTTTCTGCATTTTGTTATTAGAAACAATAGTATCCGCTACTATTATTCTTATTATTGGAGAATTTATTCCTAAAATGATATTTAGTGTGTATTCCAATGAATTGTTAAGTTTGTTTATTGTTCCAGTATATATTCTATATAAAATTTTTTATCCTATCACAAATTCTATTATTTGTATTTCTAATGTTTTTCTAAAAATTTTAGGAGAAAAAGAAGATGATAAAACAAAAATTTTTGATAAAGAGGATTTAAGTTATTTTGTTTCAGAAAACATAAAAAATAACATTCAAGGCATAGTAGAATCGGAAGTGGAAATATTTCATAAAGCTTTAGATTTTTCTGAAAAAAAGGCACGAGAGTGTATGGTCCCTAGAAAAGAAATTGTTTCTTCCAATATATCTACTTCCTCTATTGAGAAGATTCGTCATATATTTACGGAAAAAGGACTTTCAAAAATTTTGATTCATAAAAATAATATAGACAACATTATAGGATATATTCATTATTTAGAAATTTTAAAGAAACCAAAGAATATAGAATCTATAATTAGACCTGTAGAACTTGTTCATGTAACTACTCCTGTTCGAGAGATAATGGATCTTCTTATTAAGAAAAAAAAAAGCATAGCCATTGTATTAGATGAATATGGAGGAACAGCTGGGATGATAACGATAGAAGATATTCTAGAAGAATTTCTCGGAGATATAAAAGATGAACATGATGAAATTAAATTTGTGGAAAATAAATTCAATGATAATGAATTTTTATTTTCTGCTCGTCTGGAAATTGATTTTCTTAATGCTAAATATAACTTAGGTATTCCTAAATACGAAGAATTTGAAACTTTAGGTGGCCTAATTGTTTTTCATACAGGATATATTCCAAAAAATGGAGAAAAAATAATCATTAATGATACTTTGTATATTGAAATAAAAAAAGTTTCTAAAAATAAAATAGAGGAAGTTTTTCTTCGAAAAAAGAATTTATAG
- a CDS encoding NAD kinase, whose amino-acid sequence MKIALYGQKFGKKNIPYMNQFIGYVSSHSIEIYIEKSFFNVLSSFEEFKNINFPVFSHHKELTKDFSLMFTFGGDGTILSAITFIRDSGIPIVGVNTGKLGFLATFNKDVFIKKMDQIFNKKFHLIPRSLLWLETSIMNDDQFFNFALNEIVILRKETVSMITIDAYIDNEFLTSYWADGLIISTPTGSTGYSLSCGGPIITPGNKNFVLTPISPHNLFSRPLIISDHQKVHLKIHSRVKYYSLSMDTRLTSLKKDNELYIKKAPFYIYLLQEEKHTYYKTLREKLLWGMDQRN is encoded by the coding sequence ATGAAAATAGCCCTATATGGACAAAAATTTGGAAAAAAAAATATCCCATACATGAATCAGTTCATTGGCTATGTGTCCAGTCATTCTATAGAAATTTACATTGAAAAATCCTTTTTTAATGTTTTATCTTCCTTTGAAGAGTTTAAAAATATAAACTTTCCTGTTTTTTCTCATCACAAGGAATTAACTAAGGATTTTAGTTTAATGTTCACTTTTGGAGGAGATGGGACCATATTGTCGGCTATTACTTTTATTAGAGATTCTGGAATTCCTATTGTTGGAGTGAATACAGGTAAATTAGGGTTTTTAGCAACTTTTAACAAAGATGTTTTTATAAAAAAAATGGATCAAATTTTTAATAAAAAATTTCATTTAATTCCTCGCAGTTTGCTATGGTTAGAAACTTCTATCATGAATGATGATCAATTTTTTAATTTTGCATTAAATGAAATCGTTATTCTCCGTAAGGAAACAGTTTCTATGATCACTATCGATGCTTATATCGATAATGAATTTTTAACTTCTTATTGGGCTGATGGATTGATTATTTCTACTCCTACTGGTTCTACTGGATATTCTTTAAGTTGCGGAGGACCAATCATTACTCCTGGAAATAAAAATTTTGTTCTTACCCCTATATCTCCACATAATTTATTTTCCCGTCCATTAATTATTTCGGATCATCAAAAAGTGCATTTAAAAATACATAGTCGTGTCAAGTATTATTCTTTATCTATGGATACTCGACTTACTTCTTTAAAAAAGGATAATGAGTTATACATTAAAAAAGCTCCATTTTACATATATCTTCTTCAAGAAGAAAAACATACATATTATAAAACTTTACGAGAAAAATTATTATGGGGGATGGATCAAAGAAATTAA
- a CDS encoding GHMP family kinase ATP-binding protein, translating into MKQSLFPAKVLLFGEYGIIENASGLSIPHNFYQGSLKFHSNLSLSTNKEFLHSNSQLEKYYKFLLFLEQKKKNLAEIDLKNLYEDIQKGISFHSNIPQGYGIGSSGALVAAVYDKYAKNKLCLKNKNIIILKKIFSQMESFFHGKSSGIDPLICYLNLPILIRSETDISSIGIPEKNNFQGKGVGAIFLIDSGFPRKTSSMIEFFFGKLKHDRFKKILKEEFMKYNEKCIDAFLKGDFKILLKNVKLLSTWVFHHFRPMIPKNFWKIWEEGIFTNLHYLKLCGSGGGGFILGFTPNYEISREKLKQYATEVLFRF; encoded by the coding sequence ATGAAACAATCTTTATTTCCTGCTAAAGTTCTCTTATTTGGAGAATACGGAATAATAGAAAATGCTAGTGGACTTTCCATTCCTCATAATTTTTATCAAGGATCTTTGAAATTCCATTCTAATTTATCTTTATCAACTAATAAAGAATTTTTACATTCTAATTCCCAATTGGAAAAATATTATAAATTTTTGTTGTTTTTGGAACAAAAAAAAAAAAACTTGGCAGAAATTGATCTTAAAAACTTATATGAAGATATTCAAAAGGGAATTTCTTTTCATTCTAATATTCCTCAAGGATATGGAATAGGAAGTTCAGGAGCATTAGTTGCCGCTGTTTATGATAAATATGCCAAAAATAAACTTTGTTTAAAAAATAAGAATATAATAATTCTAAAGAAAATATTTAGTCAAATGGAATCTTTTTTCCATGGAAAAAGTTCTGGAATAGATCCATTAATTTGTTACTTAAATCTTCCTATACTCATTCGTTCAGAAACAGATATTTCTTCCATAGGAATTCCTGAAAAGAATAATTTTCAAGGAAAAGGAGTAGGAGCGATTTTTTTAATCGATTCTGGTTTTCCCAGGAAAACATCTTCCATGATAGAATTTTTTTTCGGAAAATTAAAACACGACAGGTTTAAAAAAATATTAAAAGAAGAGTTTATGAAATACAATGAAAAATGCATTGATGCTTTTCTAAAAGGAGACTTCAAGATTTTACTTAAAAACGTTAAATTACTTTCTACTTGGGTTTTTCATCATTTTCGTCCTATGATTCCAAAAAATTTCTGGAAAATATGGGAAGAAGGTATTTTTACTAATCTTCATTATTTAAAATTATGTGGATCTGGAGGAGGAGGGTTTATCTTAGGTTTTACTCCAAATTATGAAATATCTAGAGAAAAATTAAAACAATATGCAACAGAAGTTCTTTTTCGTTTTTAA
- a CDS encoding pseudouridine synthase: MNQKKIGKEKFIRLNHYLSNAGIASRREADKLIQSGIIEVNGKIVTKLGTVVHRSDVIKFHGNRIKNKKKIYILLNKPKGYITSTRDPFNRKTVMNLIPNLQDYRIYPVGRLDRLTTGVLLLTNDGLITEKLTHPKYKVQKIYLVVLNKTIHYQDLDIIRQGKIYLNEGKVKIDFIHQYAKNIVKIGLHIGWNRVIRRIFKKLTYQVIQLERVHFGGFTNKNLKIGSWCFLSKQEVDHTVRNLFHEKNKHNQWS; this comes from the coding sequence ATGAATCAAAAAAAGATAGGAAAAGAAAAGTTTATCAGATTAAATCATTACTTATCTAATGCTGGTATTGCTTCTAGAAGAGAAGCAGATAAATTAATTCAATCAGGAATCATAGAAGTTAATGGAAAAATCGTCACAAAATTGGGAACTGTTGTACACAGAAGTGATGTCATCAAATTTCATGGAAATAGAATCAAAAACAAGAAAAAAATATATATACTCCTTAATAAACCTAAGGGTTATATTACTTCGACACGTGATCCTTTTAACAGAAAAACTGTCATGAATTTAATTCCAAATTTACAGGATTATAGAATTTATCCTGTTGGGAGATTGGATCGTTTAACTACAGGAGTTTTACTTCTTACTAACGATGGACTTATAACTGAAAAATTAACTCATCCAAAATATAAAGTACAAAAAATATATCTAGTTGTATTGAATAAAACCATACACTATCAAGATTTAGATATAATCAGACAAGGAAAAATATATCTGAATGAAGGAAAAGTAAAAATAGATTTTATCCATCAATATGCAAAAAATATAGTAAAAATTGGATTGCATATAGGATGGAATAGAGTAATTAGACGTATTTTTAAAAAACTTACCTATCAAGTAATTCAACTGGAAAGAGTTCATTTTGGAGGATTTACTAATAAAAATCTTAAAATAGGAAGCTGGTGTTTTTTAAGTAAACAAGAAGTAGATCATACTGTAAGAAATTTATTTCATGAAAAAAATAAGCATAATCAATGGTCCTAA
- a CDS encoding peptidylprolyl isomerase → MSFLEKIRKNTWVLFFLIGIAMVAFILDPNVLFKFFTEKSSIIGKVNGENISIKEYVDCFQFLKQFRQGESDSHLKKETWNLLIHEKLLNQQAMKLGIQNTKKDFWDAISKQSIYSYIPELQDNFGNLDIKKLQLYLKKLENISTVSHSQMEIEKNIWSYEKNSIPKRILAKKYVEMLMYGLNTSLIEGELNYKEKNFFSIIDYIFIPYSEIEHKYNMFLIGRNEITNFIKKHKFLYKKENLRSLSFAILRSIPSLEDEKNMENKMKKLFHKFKSINKNSIFVSNQSEKPFDSNFYLKNNLPPVLQNFVVKNNKIGSMFGPIPIDNRYVMAKIIGKKMISDSVLSSHILISHKDAMRSSNKRTKKEAEKIANQIYKIIQNNPSKFDELVIKKSDDLINAKKNQGSLGWLKYHEQNSIGKFNIFDSENKKGMIGLAETKFGYHIIRIDNKSVPQPAYQFAVIVKTLIPSKKTENILYSRIRKFFVKNKNYKLNTFINNARKEGYETIFLKNVRSNQWDIDDLKTEVDKEIIDWSFDKNRKEGDCHIFSTSNKDYIIVYLSKIQKEGFPMEEIKNNLIPFLKREKINRLLSNMEKRKFFTLNLEEIASFFSKKIIKNYKINFYESMINDHQEPKVVGVASSLRLYETSKPILGERGIFFVRPSRHIYPSKNPSYFSHEIEMLNVSLRKKMLENIGNVLVKKSIIKDYRKHFQ, encoded by the coding sequence ATGAGTTTTTTAGAAAAAATTAGAAAAAATACATGGGTTTTATTTTTTCTTATAGGAATAGCTATGGTGGCTTTTATATTAGATCCTAATGTCTTATTTAAATTTTTTACTGAAAAATCCAGTATTATTGGAAAAGTAAACGGAGAAAATATTTCTATAAAAGAATATGTTGATTGTTTTCAATTTTTAAAACAATTTCGTCAAGGAGAATCAGATTCCCATTTAAAAAAAGAAACTTGGAATTTATTGATTCATGAAAAATTGTTAAATCAACAAGCTATGAAACTAGGAATACAAAATACAAAAAAAGATTTTTGGGATGCCATATCTAAACAATCTATATATAGTTATATTCCAGAATTACAGGATAATTTTGGGAATTTAGATATTAAGAAATTACAATTATACTTAAAAAAATTAGAAAATATATCTACCGTTTCCCATTCTCAAATGGAAATAGAAAAGAATATTTGGTCTTATGAAAAAAATAGTATTCCCAAAAGAATTCTTGCAAAGAAATATGTAGAAATGTTAATGTATGGATTAAATACTTCTTTAATAGAAGGAGAATTAAATTATAAGGAAAAAAACTTTTTTTCTATCATTGATTATATTTTCATTCCTTATTCAGAAATAGAACATAAATATAACATGTTTTTAATAGGAAGAAATGAAATTACAAATTTTATTAAAAAGCATAAGTTTCTTTATAAGAAAGAAAATTTAAGGAGTCTTAGTTTTGCAATTCTTAGATCGATCCCATCTTTAGAAGATGAAAAAAATATGGAAAATAAAATGAAAAAATTATTTCATAAATTTAAATCGATCAATAAAAATTCTATATTTGTTTCAAATCAGTCTGAAAAACCTTTTGATTCCAATTTCTATTTAAAAAACAATCTTCCTCCTGTTTTGCAAAATTTTGTTGTGAAAAATAATAAAATTGGAAGTATGTTTGGTCCTATACCTATAGATAATAGATATGTGATGGCAAAAATAATTGGAAAAAAGATGATTTCTGATTCTGTTTTATCTAGTCATATATTGATTTCTCATAAAGATGCTATGCGTTCTTCCAATAAAAGAACTAAAAAAGAAGCGGAGAAGATAGCTAATCAAATTTATAAAATTATTCAAAATAATCCATCTAAATTTGATGAATTAGTGATAAAAAAATCTGATGATTTAATTAATGCAAAAAAAAATCAAGGAAGTTTGGGATGGTTAAAATATCATGAACAAAATTCTATTGGAAAATTTAATATTTTTGATTCGGAAAATAAAAAGGGAATGATAGGACTTGCTGAAACGAAATTCGGTTATCATATTATTAGAATAGATAATAAAAGTGTCCCTCAACCTGCTTATCAATTTGCTGTAATTGTAAAAACTCTTATTCCATCTAAAAAAACAGAAAATATACTTTATAGTCGTATCAGAAAATTTTTTGTAAAAAATAAAAATTATAAATTGAATACATTTATTAATAATGCAAGAAAAGAAGGATATGAAACTATATTTTTAAAAAATGTTAGATCGAATCAATGGGATATAGATGATTTGAAAACAGAAGTCGATAAAGAAATCATTGATTGGTCTTTTGATAAAAATAGAAAAGAAGGAGACTGTCATATTTTTTCTACTTCTAATAAAGACTATATTATCGTTTATCTTTCCAAGATTCAAAAAGAAGGATTTCCTATGGAAGAAATCAAAAATAATTTGATTCCTTTTCTTAAAAGAGAAAAAATAAATAGGCTTTTATCCAATATGGAAAAAAGGAAATTTTTTACTCTAAATTTAGAAGAAATAGCATCTTTTTTTTCCAAGAAAATCATAAAAAATTACAAAATAAACTTTTATGAGTCTATGATTAATGACCATCAAGAACCAAAAGTAGTTGGAGTTGCCTCTTCTTTAAGATTATATGAAACATCTAAACCCATTTTAGGAGAAAGAGGAATTTTTTTTGTAAGACCATCAAGACATATTTATCCATCTAAGAACCCTTCTTATTTTTCCCATGAAATAGAAATGTTAAATGTTTCTTTAAGAAAAAAAATGTTAGAAAATATAGGAAATGTATTAGTCAAAAAATCAATAATAAAAGATTACAGGAAACATTTTCAATGA
- a CDS encoding isoprenyl transferase — MKNLLEQIDLNNIPHHVAIIMDGNGRWAEKRGKLRTFGHQNAMQSVRDSINGCKELGIPYMTLYVFSSENWNRPKKEIDNLMHLFHSSLKNHLEEIHDSNVRIIPIGEVEKFSDVIQEELFFFRKKTKHNTSVTLILALSYGAREEILRATKTIAKKVCMGHLSLGDIDNSSFKSHLYTKEIPDVDLLIRTSGEQRISNFLLWQSAYAELYFTKVLWPDFRKKDFFKAIINYQKRQRRFGKVG, encoded by the coding sequence ATGAAAAATTTGTTAGAACAAATAGATTTAAATAATATTCCTCATCATGTAGCCATCATTATGGATGGGAACGGACGTTGGGCTGAAAAAAGAGGAAAATTAAGAACTTTTGGACATCAGAATGCAATGCAATCTGTGAGGGATTCCATAAATGGATGTAAAGAATTAGGAATCCCCTATATGACTCTATACGTTTTTTCTTCAGAAAATTGGAATCGTCCTAAAAAAGAAATAGATAATTTAATGCATTTATTTCATTCTAGTTTAAAAAATCATTTAGAAGAAATACACGATAGTAATGTAAGAATTATTCCCATAGGAGAGGTAGAAAAATTTTCTGATGTCATTCAGGAAGAATTATTTTTTTTTAGAAAAAAAACAAAGCATAATACATCTGTAACATTAATTTTAGCATTAAGTTATGGAGCTAGAGAAGAGATTTTAAGAGCTACAAAAACTATAGCTAAAAAAGTTTGTATGGGACACTTATCTTTGGGAGACATAGACAACTCTTCTTTTAAAAGTCATTTATATACTAAAGAAATACCGGATGTAGATCTTCTTATTCGAACCAGTGGAGAACAGAGAATTAGCAATTTTTTGCTTTGGCAATCTGCTTATGCGGAACTTTATTTTACGAAGGTATTATGGCCAGATTTTCGTAAAAAAGATTTTTTCAAAGCTATAATAAATTATCAAAAAAGACAACGTCGTTTTGGAAAAGTTGGATAA
- the bamA gene encoding outer membrane protein assembly factor BamA, whose amino-acid sequence MEKLDKKFKNVFLFSLIFFLLHISYSKTENITGNLMEIHQENHKFKVKNIYVIGNTKYDSSFVSSLSHIFPGEEIYIPGKKVDQAIIKLWKSNLFGKISIYKKNISKNEIDLFFDLEDLIEIHKINVEGIGNTIFPIIQKIHPGDKIPEYLIQNIKNDIKNHYVKQGYPEVTITTQFIIHNHKNILNIYVKKGERIGIEHILFDGNQSLSKNTLLNLMKKTRKKIHIPIIEKSSYFVYENIKDDFKNIRYKYQSMGFRDIQIILDSIWKNNTGDYGIKIKIIEGKKYYIGNIDFIGNTIVKTDSLRKILSYKKGDIYDKNGINNNILNTNISSIISHYLDLGYLFIKIVPVEKRIEDNKIHLEIKIEENKPVYINKVHISGNTITKDHVIRRELNIYPGDLFSPKKIKSSLFRLINLNFFDKKRIYPYIQTNNNNTIDLEWRVTEKSANQIQLYGGYGKEKLLGNLQLNFGNFSINNLFKLKSWKPIPQGDGQKLILSCQFGKNFQSYGFSFTEPWIEKDKPTSLALNIKYSKKNAIQTEDIDFFPLSNEKISHDGFLERIGTSVKLNKLLTFLDPYSKIELSINYDKFSYDKNLLKLNNLSYSISLQRFSGEPDFVFPLRGSKIQLNSIFTLPHSILFKENRSEWVEFFKLKINSYWYKKIIDKMIMKIGGEFGLLGKYYTKNLFSFQKFYMGGIKNSMNFKLVENIDHIPLRGYSSHINDPDYITPKNGGVIYNKSILEIRYLIKDFSNLSKLWTNFFIEGGNISDSYQEFNPLKMKKSFGFGFRLFWLPMGFFGIDIGYPIDGKNLKSKWKTHFIIGQDL is encoded by the coding sequence TTGGAAAAGTTGGATAAAAAATTCAAAAATGTATTCTTATTTTCGTTAATTTTTTTTCTTCTGCACATATCCTATTCTAAAACAGAAAATATAACGGGTAATTTGATGGAGATCCATCAAGAAAATCATAAATTCAAGGTAAAAAATATTTATGTTATTGGCAACACGAAATATGACAGTTCTTTTGTTTCAAGTTTATCCCATATTTTTCCTGGAGAAGAAATTTATATACCTGGAAAAAAGGTCGATCAAGCTATCATAAAATTATGGAAGAGTAATCTTTTTGGAAAAATATCCATATATAAAAAGAATATCTCTAAAAATGAAATTGATTTATTTTTTGATTTAGAAGATTTAATAGAAATTCATAAAATAAATGTTGAAGGAATAGGAAATACCATATTTCCTATTATACAAAAAATACATCCAGGAGATAAAATTCCGGAATATTTGATTCAAAATATCAAAAATGATATTAAAAATCATTATGTAAAACAAGGATATCCTGAAGTGACTATAACAACTCAATTCATTATTCATAATCATAAAAACATATTAAATATATATGTAAAAAAAGGAGAAAGAATTGGGATAGAACATATTTTATTTGATGGGAACCAATCACTTTCTAAAAATACATTACTTAATCTAATGAAAAAAACTAGAAAGAAAATCCATATTCCTATCATAGAAAAATCCTCCTATTTTGTATACGAAAATATCAAAGATGATTTCAAAAATATTCGATATAAATATCAATCAATGGGATTTAGAGATATTCAAATTATTTTAGATTCTATATGGAAAAATAATACGGGAGATTACGGAATAAAGATTAAGATAATTGAGGGAAAAAAATATTATATAGGAAATATTGATTTTATAGGAAATACTATTGTGAAAACGGATTCTTTGAGAAAAATTTTATCCTATAAAAAAGGAGATATTTATGACAAAAATGGAATTAATAATAACATTTTAAATACAAATATATCCAGTATAATTTCACATTATTTAGATTTAGGATATTTATTTATAAAAATAGTCCCTGTAGAAAAAAGGATCGAAGATAATAAAATTCATTTAGAAATAAAAATAGAAGAAAATAAACCAGTATATATAAATAAGGTCCACATATCAGGCAATACGATTACTAAGGATCATGTTATTAGACGTGAATTAAACATTTATCCAGGTGATCTTTTTTCTCCTAAAAAAATAAAGTCTAGTTTATTTCGTTTAATAAATTTAAATTTTTTTGATAAAAAGAGAATATATCCCTATATACAAACAAATAATAACAACACCATAGATCTAGAATGGCGTGTTACAGAAAAAAGCGCTAACCAAATTCAATTGTATGGAGGATATGGAAAGGAAAAACTGCTTGGAAATCTACAATTAAATTTTGGAAATTTTTCTATTAACAATCTTTTTAAGTTAAAATCATGGAAGCCAATTCCTCAAGGAGATGGACAAAAACTAATATTGTCTTGTCAATTTGGAAAAAATTTTCAATCTTATGGTTTTTCTTTTACAGAACCTTGGATAGAAAAAGACAAACCGACCTCCCTTGCTTTGAATATAAAGTATTCCAAAAAAAATGCAATTCAAACTGAGGACATTGATTTTTTTCCTTTATCCAATGAAAAAATTTCTCATGATGGATTTTTAGAAAGAATAGGGACTTCCGTCAAGTTAAATAAACTTCTAACCTTTTTAGATCCATATTCTAAAATAGAATTATCCATAAATTATGATAAATTTTCTTATGATAAAAATTTATTGAAATTAAATAATTTGAGTTATTCAATATCTTTACAAAGATTTTCAGGTGAACCTGATTTCGTTTTCCCTTTAAGAGGATCAAAAATACAATTGAATAGTATATTTACTCTTCCTCATTCCATTTTATTTAAAGAAAATAGATCCGAATGGGTAGAGTTTTTTAAATTGAAAATTAATTCTTATTGGTATAAAAAAATTATAGACAAAATGATAATGAAAATAGGTGGAGAATTTGGTTTATTAGGAAAGTATTATACAAAAAACTTGTTTTCATTTCAAAAATTTTATATGGGAGGTATAAAAAATTCGATGAATTTTAAATTAGTAGAAAATATAGATCATATTCCATTAAGGGGTTATTCTTCTCATATAAATGATCCAGATTATATTACACCAAAGAATGGTGGAGTTATTTATAATAAATCAATTTTAGAAATTCGTTATTTGATTAAGGATTTCTCTAATTTATCTAAATTATGGACCAATTTTTTTATAGAAGGAGGAAATATTAGTGATTCTTATCAAGAATTTAACCCATTGAAAATGAAAAAATCCTTTGGATTTGGATTTCGTCTTTTTTGGTTACCAATGGGTTTTTTTGGAATAGATATAGGTTATCCTATAGATGGAAAAAATCTTAAATCCAAATGGAAAACCCATTTCATTATAGGTCAAGATTTATAA
- the yihA gene encoding ribosome biogenesis GTP-binding protein YihA/YsxC, with protein MKIFSVKFEGSKIQSNQLFLYNFPEYAFIGRSNVGKSSLINWITNRRKLAKVSSTPGRTQFVNPFLINHKWYLIDLPGYGYSSICQNKKDQTQKLMMDYIFYRKNLVNIFLLIDSRICMQKLDLYFIQKLKIFQIHFCIVFTKTDKIHPMILNKNIDFCKNQIERILFSMPKYFKVSIKNRNGRDKIIQYIQNLNDIYKKNFTSKN; from the coding sequence ATGAAAATTTTTTCTGTAAAATTTGAAGGAAGTAAGATACAATCCAATCAATTATTTCTTTATAATTTTCCTGAATATGCTTTTATTGGACGTTCTAATGTAGGTAAATCAAGTTTAATTAATTGGATCACTAATCGAAGGAAATTAGCTAAAGTTTCTTCGACTCCAGGAAGAACACAATTCGTGAATCCTTTTTTAATCAATCATAAATGGTATTTAATAGATTTACCTGGATACGGATATTCTTCAATCTGTCAAAATAAAAAAGATCAAACACAAAAGTTGATGATGGATTATATTTTTTATAGAAAAAATCTAGTTAATATATTTCTATTGATAGATAGCAGGATATGTATGCAGAAATTAGATCTATATTTCATACAAAAATTGAAAATTTTCCAAATCCATTTTTGCATTGTTTTTACAAAAACGGATAAAATCCATCCAATGATTCTTAATAAGAATATAGATTTTTGTAAAAATCAAATTGAAAGAATCCTTTTTTCAATGCCGAAATACTTTAAAGTATCCATCAAAAATAGAAATGGAAGAGATAAAATCATCCAATATATTCAAAATCTTAATGATATTTATAAAAAAAATTTTACGAGTAAAAACTGA
- the aroQ gene encoding type II 3-dehydroquinate dehydratase — translation MKKISIINGPNLNLLGKREPELYGTVNFVDYLNKLKKKKIFSDMDITYYQSNHEGKIIDILHAIGFQSDGIVLNAGAYTHTSLGIADAIKSIPAPVIEIHISNIHSRESFRKKSFLSSVCQGTIFGFGLKSYELGIFSFYS, via the coding sequence ATGAAAAAAATAAGCATAATCAATGGTCCTAATTTAAATCTTTTGGGAAAAAGAGAGCCAGAATTATACGGAACCGTAAATTTTGTAGATTATTTAAACAAACTAAAAAAGAAAAAAATTTTTTCTGATATGGACATCACTTATTATCAAAGTAATCATGAAGGAAAAATTATAGATATTTTACATGCTATAGGTTTTCAATCAGATGGAATTGTTCTCAATGCAGGAGCTTATACTCATACTTCTTTGGGGATTGCTGATGCTATTAAATCTATTCCTGCCCCCGTTATAGAAATTCATATTTCTAATATTCATTCAAGGGAATCTTTCAGAAAAAAATCCTTTTTATCTTCTGTTTGTCAGGGAACTATTTTCGGTTTTGGATTAAAGTCTTATGAATTAGGGATATTCAGTTTTTACTCGTAA